From one Dermacentor variabilis isolate Ectoservices chromosome 3, ASM5094787v1, whole genome shotgun sequence genomic stretch:
- the LOC142575646 gene encoding vacuolar protein sorting-associated protein 33B-like isoform X1, translated as MARYGSPDPCALLQELLKAATGELLTRTLMSIDGAKDLVIEQDLIFPLDHIASAGVLKRTCSVEKIYKLETTAPPTGNKQCAYLVRSTIANMKVIANHITYHKQNKKECKYYIICIPRKTHVCEQTLESEGVFGYVKLLEYPLGLIPLDTDLFSLELPGFFSTFFIDGDCAWTSCIAQSILQLESLCGPVDHIYAQGNCAEGVLKVMKLFPTDFSKPKEPSLPRISHLFLFDRDIDYASVLLTQLTYSGLLDEYFGIKSGKVTFDKKVTGKDQEMRLTVNSTDLVYKEIRDAHFGSVFVLLKEKAQQLQSKYNERHGMSIGDMKNFVANELKSLQQQHSSLAVYIGSCEVIKNSRTNFEGQLRTEHSLLEGLEVREGMNFIEECINRQQSAIGTLRLLCLLSLTQDGIPSQEYKTLTQQFLQSHGHHHMWTFHLLKKLGLCQDQGASRIGGAAASAMAPTLASKVAAAMASLPRATRFSAVTKRLSLIPPNAGDSYDLKNPRDMGYVFSGAYIPVACRLVEQILLKDGIHGYEDALKLLPGSTTTYTNPHSKDPSQAKIVMVYFLGGVTFAEIAALRLLAKLKGYHILVATTATINGNSLLENVIMKGR; from the exons ATGGCGCGTTATGGATCTCCCGACCCATGCGCCTTGCTTCAGGAACTCCTGAAGGCTGCCACAGGGGAACTGTTGACGCGTACGCTCATGTCG ATTGACGGTGCGAAGGACTTGGTCATTGAACAGGACCTCATATTTCCACTGGACCACATTGCCAGTGCTGGAGTGTTAAAG AGAACTTGCAGTGTGGAAAAAATCTACAAGTTAGAAACAACTGCACCACCTACGGGCAACAAACA ATGTGCGTATCTTGTGAGGTCAACGATTGCAAACATGAAAGTGATAGCCAACCACATCACATACCACAAGCAGAACAAGAAGGAATGCAAGTATTACATCATCTGTATCCCCAGAAAG ACCCATGTCTGCGAGCAGACACTAGAAAGCGAAGGGGTTTTCGGCTATGTGAAGCTTCTCGAGTATCCGCTGGGCCTCATTCCGTTGGACACTGATCTCTTCTCACTGGAACTTCCTGGTTTCTTCAGCACTTTTTTCATT GATGGTGACTGTGCATGGACAAGCTGTATAGCACAATCCATTCTTCAGCTGGAAAGCTTATGTGGTCCTGTCGACCACATTTATGCCCAGGGAAACTGTGCTGAG GGTGTGCTAAAAGTTATGAAGCTGTTCCCCACTGACTTTTCCAAACCCAAGGAACCTTCATTGCCACGAATCAGTCATTTGTTTCTGTTTGACAGAG ACATAGACTATGCTAGTGTTCTTCTCACTCAACTCACTTACTCTGGTCTTCTGGATGAGTACTTTGGAATTAAGAGTG GTAAAGTGACTTTTGACAAGAAAGTGACGGGAAAGGACCAGGAAATGCGGCTTACCGTCAACAGCACAGACCTG GTCTACAAGGAGATCAGAGATGCACACTTTGGAAGTGTCTTCGTGCTGCTTAAGGAAAAAGCTCAACAGCTACAATCAAAGTACAAT GAGAGGCATGGAATGAGCATCGGAGACATGAAGAACTTTGTCGCCAATGAACTCAAGTCCTTGCAACAACAGCACAGCTCATTGGCAGTGT ACATTGGGTCATGTGAAGTTATCAAAAACTCCCGCACCAATTTTGAAGGGCAGCTGAGAACAGAACACA GTTTGCtggaaggcttagaagtgaggGAAGGAATGAACTTCATAGAGGAGTGCATCAACCGGCAG CAATCTGCAATAGGCACcttgcgccttctttgcctgctgtCACTCACTCAAGATGGCATTCCATCCCAGGAGTACAAGACCCTCACGCAGCAGTTTCTGCAA AGCCACGGCCATCACCATATGTGGACATTCCATCTTCTAAAGAAGCTTGGCCTGTGCCAGGACCAGGGAGCAAGCCGAATAGGCGGGGCCGCCGCTTCGGCTATGGCTCCAACCCTTGCCAGCAAGGTGGCTGCAGCCATGGCGTCTCTTCCAAGGGCAACACGTTTCAGTGCCGTCACCAAAAGGCTGAGTCTG ATTCCACCCAATGCTGGCGATAGCTATGACCTCAAGAATCCTCGAGACATGGGCTATGTGTTCAGTGGTGCCTACATCCCAGTGGCATGTAGACTGGTGGAGCAG ATTCTTTTGAAAGATGGAATTCATGGCTATGAAGATGCCCTGAAGCTTCTACCTGGCTCGACCACAACATACACCAATCCACATTCTAAAG ATCCTTCGCAGGCTAAGATTGTCATGGTGTATTTCCTGGGAGGTGTGACATTTGCAGAAATTGCTGCACTCCGGCTTTTAGCAAAACTGAAAG GTTACCACATACTGGTCGCGACAACTGCCACCATCAACGGCAACAGCCTACTCGAAAATGTCATCATGAAGGGGCGATAA
- the LOC142575646 gene encoding vacuolar protein sorting-associated protein 33B-like isoform X2 has protein sequence MKVIANHITYHKQNKKECKYYIICIPRKTHVCEQTLESEGVFGYVKLLEYPLGLIPLDTDLFSLELPGFFSTFFIDGDCAWTSCIAQSILQLESLCGPVDHIYAQGNCAEGVLKVMKLFPTDFSKPKEPSLPRISHLFLFDRDIDYASVLLTQLTYSGLLDEYFGIKSGKVTFDKKVTGKDQEMRLTVNSTDLVYKEIRDAHFGSVFVLLKEKAQQLQSKYNERHGMSIGDMKNFVANELKSLQQQHSSLAVYIGSCEVIKNSRTNFEGQLRTEHSLLEGLEVREGMNFIEECINRQQSAIGTLRLLCLLSLTQDGIPSQEYKTLTQQFLQSHGHHHMWTFHLLKKLGLCQDQGASRIGGAAASAMAPTLASKVAAAMASLPRATRFSAVTKRLSLIPPNAGDSYDLKNPRDMGYVFSGAYIPVACRLVEQILLKDGIHGYEDALKLLPGSTTTYTNPHSKDPSQAKIVMVYFLGGVTFAEIAALRLLAKLKGYHILVATTATINGNSLLENVIMKGR, from the exons ATGAAAGTGATAGCCAACCACATCACATACCACAAGCAGAACAAGAAGGAATGCAAGTATTACATCATCTGTATCCCCAGAAAG ACCCATGTCTGCGAGCAGACACTAGAAAGCGAAGGGGTTTTCGGCTATGTGAAGCTTCTCGAGTATCCGCTGGGCCTCATTCCGTTGGACACTGATCTCTTCTCACTGGAACTTCCTGGTTTCTTCAGCACTTTTTTCATT GATGGTGACTGTGCATGGACAAGCTGTATAGCACAATCCATTCTTCAGCTGGAAAGCTTATGTGGTCCTGTCGACCACATTTATGCCCAGGGAAACTGTGCTGAG GGTGTGCTAAAAGTTATGAAGCTGTTCCCCACTGACTTTTCCAAACCCAAGGAACCTTCATTGCCACGAATCAGTCATTTGTTTCTGTTTGACAGAG ACATAGACTATGCTAGTGTTCTTCTCACTCAACTCACTTACTCTGGTCTTCTGGATGAGTACTTTGGAATTAAGAGTG GTAAAGTGACTTTTGACAAGAAAGTGACGGGAAAGGACCAGGAAATGCGGCTTACCGTCAACAGCACAGACCTG GTCTACAAGGAGATCAGAGATGCACACTTTGGAAGTGTCTTCGTGCTGCTTAAGGAAAAAGCTCAACAGCTACAATCAAAGTACAAT GAGAGGCATGGAATGAGCATCGGAGACATGAAGAACTTTGTCGCCAATGAACTCAAGTCCTTGCAACAACAGCACAGCTCATTGGCAGTGT ACATTGGGTCATGTGAAGTTATCAAAAACTCCCGCACCAATTTTGAAGGGCAGCTGAGAACAGAACACA GTTTGCtggaaggcttagaagtgaggGAAGGAATGAACTTCATAGAGGAGTGCATCAACCGGCAG CAATCTGCAATAGGCACcttgcgccttctttgcctgctgtCACTCACTCAAGATGGCATTCCATCCCAGGAGTACAAGACCCTCACGCAGCAGTTTCTGCAA AGCCACGGCCATCACCATATGTGGACATTCCATCTTCTAAAGAAGCTTGGCCTGTGCCAGGACCAGGGAGCAAGCCGAATAGGCGGGGCCGCCGCTTCGGCTATGGCTCCAACCCTTGCCAGCAAGGTGGCTGCAGCCATGGCGTCTCTTCCAAGGGCAACACGTTTCAGTGCCGTCACCAAAAGGCTGAGTCTG ATTCCACCCAATGCTGGCGATAGCTATGACCTCAAGAATCCTCGAGACATGGGCTATGTGTTCAGTGGTGCCTACATCCCAGTGGCATGTAGACTGGTGGAGCAG ATTCTTTTGAAAGATGGAATTCATGGCTATGAAGATGCCCTGAAGCTTCTACCTGGCTCGACCACAACATACACCAATCCACATTCTAAAG ATCCTTCGCAGGCTAAGATTGTCATGGTGTATTTCCTGGGAGGTGTGACATTTGCAGAAATTGCTGCACTCCGGCTTTTAGCAAAACTGAAAG GTTACCACATACTGGTCGCGACAACTGCCACCATCAACGGCAACAGCCTACTCGAAAATGTCATCATGAAGGGGCGATAA